In one window of Janthinobacterium sp. 1_2014MBL_MicDiv DNA:
- a CDS encoding LysE/ArgO family amino acid transporter — translation MDSAIFLKGMGLGASLIVAIGTQNAFLLKQGLKRHYVLTCILVCLVCDAILITAGVAGMGTFIADNPNFLLWAKAGGATFLIAYGLRAAKSAWRPTAMTVSAAKSPEGYWAVIGAALAFSLLNPHAFLDTVILLGSIGGQHEGMGRFYFAGGAIMASALWFFLLGFGARYLAPVFAKPMAWRVLDGIIALVMWAIAASLFL, via the coding sequence ATGGATAGCGCAATTTTCTTGAAAGGCATGGGGCTCGGAGCGAGCCTGATCGTGGCCATCGGCACGCAAAACGCATTCTTGCTCAAACAGGGCTTGAAGCGCCATTACGTGCTCACCTGCATCCTGGTGTGCCTCGTGTGCGACGCCATCCTGATCACGGCCGGCGTGGCCGGCATGGGCACGTTTATTGCCGACAACCCCAATTTCCTGCTGTGGGCCAAGGCCGGCGGCGCCACCTTCCTGATCGCCTATGGCTTGCGCGCCGCCAAATCCGCGTGGCGCCCCACGGCCATGACGGTATCGGCCGCCAAGTCGCCGGAAGGCTACTGGGCCGTGATTGGCGCGGCGCTGGCGTTCAGCCTGCTGAATCCGCACGCCTTCCTCGACACGGTCATCCTGCTGGGCTCGATCGGCGGCCAGCATGAAGGCATGGGACGCTTCTACTTTGCCGGCGGCGCCATCATGGCCTCGGCCCTGTGGTTCTTCCTGCTGGGCTTTGGCGCCCGCTACCTGGCGCCCGTGTTTGCCAAGCCCATGGCCTGGCGCGTGCTCGACGGCATCATCGCCCTCGTCATGTGGGCCATCGCCGCCTCGCTGTTCCTGTAA
- a CDS encoding LysR family transcriptional regulator ArgP: MRVVDYRGLAALDAVIGLGSFEKAAHALAISQPAVSQRIRTLENLEGTLLIIRSHPPAPTEAGQRLIAHYRQVKLLEAALDAQPGPTTQLPALAIAVNADSAATWIPEALGPLLTPPSCLLDIRLDDQDHTLSQLREGRVFACVTSATDLVAGTTATPLGGMRYLCVASPAFAQQWFPHGFTVDAVSQAPAITFGSKDALHERYLQHRLGYTGRYPHHVLGSARDFVRFIEAGYAYGMVPLLQAETALAAGRLIDVAAGQALDVPLIWHAWDIQTPLTRTLSDAVIATARKWLLQD; encoded by the coding sequence ATGCGCGTCGTCGACTACCGTGGATTGGCCGCCCTCGACGCCGTGATCGGCCTGGGCAGCTTTGAAAAGGCCGCGCATGCGCTGGCAATCAGCCAGCCGGCCGTGTCGCAGCGCATCCGCACGCTGGAAAACCTGGAAGGCACCTTGCTGATCATCCGCAGCCACCCGCCCGCGCCGACGGAAGCGGGCCAGCGCCTGATCGCCCATTACCGCCAAGTCAAGCTGCTGGAAGCGGCGCTCGACGCCCAGCCCGGCCCCACCACGCAGCTGCCGGCGCTGGCCATCGCCGTCAATGCCGACAGCGCCGCCACCTGGATACCGGAAGCGCTGGGGCCGCTGCTGACGCCGCCATCGTGCCTGCTCGACATCCGCCTCGATGACCAGGACCACACGCTGAGCCAGTTGCGCGAAGGCCGCGTCTTTGCCTGCGTCACCAGCGCCACCGACCTCGTGGCCGGCACCACGGCCACGCCGCTGGGCGGCATGCGCTACCTGTGCGTGGCTTCGCCCGCATTTGCGCAGCAATGGTTTCCCCATGGATTTACGGTCGACGCCGTCAGCCAGGCGCCCGCCATCACGTTCGGCAGCAAGGATGCGCTGCACGAACGCTACCTGCAGCACCGCCTTGGCTACACGGGCCGCTATCCGCACCATGTGCTCGGCTCGGCGCGCGACTTCGTGCGCTTCATCGAAGCGGGTTATGCCTATGGCATGGTGCCCCTGCTGCAGGCGGAAACGGCGCTGGCCGCCGGCAGGCTGATCGACGTGGCGGCAGGCCAGGCGCTCGACGTGCCGCTGATCTGGCATGCGTGGGATATCCAGACGCCGCTCACGCGCACGCTGTCGGACGCCGTCATCGCCACGGCCCGCAAGTGGCTGCTGCAAGACTGA
- a CDS encoding alpha/beta hydrolase, producing the protein MTILRTTLLGLLAAIPLAAGLIACSPLTAINALSSGSASQVTRGLAYGPLPRQKLDVYAPKNAAGPVPVVVFFYGGNWTSGERADYAFVGHALASRGYLAVIADYRLYPDVHYADILQDAARAVAWAAMESSRHGGDPTRLFVMGHSAGAYNAAMVALDASLLARHGMRPQDLRGWIGLAGPYDFLPIENPTARPVFFYPDTPVSSQPIHHVTRAAPPALLIAPAPGHDKLVNPQRNTGGLAGALRALHRPVTERYFDRVSHASLVATLAGPLRGLAPTLDDISAFIDAHGKADTADSTDTPPIPATRASTPVPANAVTRAAATQLAPDDKTPAP; encoded by the coding sequence ATGACGATCCTGCGCACTACCCTGCTCGGCTTGCTGGCTGCAATTCCGCTGGCTGCCGGCCTGATTGCCTGCTCACCCTTGACAGCCATCAATGCCCTGTCGTCCGGCAGCGCCTCGCAAGTCACGCGCGGCCTGGCGTACGGCCCCCTGCCGCGGCAAAAACTCGACGTGTATGCGCCCAAAAACGCTGCCGGCCCCGTGCCCGTGGTGGTCTTTTTTTATGGCGGCAACTGGACTTCGGGCGAGCGCGCCGACTATGCCTTTGTCGGCCATGCGCTGGCCTCGCGCGGCTACCTGGCCGTGATCGCCGACTACCGCCTGTATCCAGACGTACACTACGCTGACATCCTGCAGGACGCGGCCCGCGCCGTGGCCTGGGCCGCGATGGAATCGAGCCGCCATGGCGGCGACCCGACGCGGCTGTTCGTCATGGGGCATAGCGCTGGCGCCTACAATGCGGCCATGGTGGCGCTCGACGCCAGCCTGCTGGCCCGTCACGGCATGCGCCCGCAAGACTTGCGCGGCTGGATAGGCCTGGCCGGTCCCTACGACTTCCTGCCGATCGAAAACCCCACCGCCCGCCCCGTGTTCTTTTACCCGGACACGCCCGTGTCTTCGCAACCGATCCACCATGTAACAAGGGCGGCACCACCGGCCCTGCTGATCGCGCCGGCACCGGGCCACGACAAACTGGTCAATCCGCAGCGCAACACGGGCGGCCTGGCCGGCGCCTTGCGCGCCCTGCACCGGCCCGTCACGGAACGCTATTTCGACAGGGTCAGCCACGCCTCGCTGGTGGCGACCCTGGCCGGCCCCTTGCGCGGCCTGGCGCCCACGCTCGACGATATCAGCGCCTTCATCGATGCCCACGGCAAGGCGGACACGGCGGATTCGACGGATACGCCGCCAATCCCGGCCACGCGCGCTTCCACTCCGGTGCCGGCAAACGCCGTCACGCGGGCCGCCGCAACGCAACTGGCCCCCGACGACAAAACGCCCGCCCCCTGA
- a CDS encoding phasin family protein codes for MYPYSRSVTPAAKNHLEAQLAFFNGLSKSLFQSAQQFNDLNMQLAQGLLEESTITSQNLLTVERVEDVFQVAAASGQPAAEQLRKYQQQVSRLAADTQVELANVAEQHVTETSRTAKALAEEVARTASEETEKNVRKQQEAMQRIAEPFQAYHQNGANRDQQRGAQSRDGQSLQSASHQGSQQSAGSESGAAQASSAQSKSTSSASRKE; via the coding sequence ATGTATCCATATTCCCGTAGTGTTACTCCTGCCGCCAAAAACCACCTGGAAGCCCAACTGGCGTTCTTTAATGGCCTGTCGAAGTCGCTGTTCCAGTCGGCACAGCAATTTAATGATTTGAACATGCAACTGGCACAAGGCTTGTTGGAAGAGAGCACGATCACCAGCCAGAACTTGCTGACGGTCGAGCGCGTGGAAGATGTGTTTCAGGTCGCCGCCGCATCGGGCCAGCCTGCCGCCGAGCAACTGCGCAAATACCAGCAGCAAGTGTCGCGCCTGGCCGCCGATACGCAGGTCGAACTGGCCAACGTGGCCGAGCAGCATGTGACTGAAACGAGCCGCACGGCCAAGGCGCTGGCCGAGGAAGTGGCCCGCACGGCATCGGAAGAAACGGAGAAAAACGTGCGCAAGCAGCAGGAAGCCATGCAGCGCATCGCCGAGCCGTTCCAGGCTTACCACCAGAACGGCGCCAACCGTGACCAGCAGCGCGGTGCGCAAAGCCGCGACGGCCAGAGCCTGCAAAGCGCCAGCCACCAGGGCAGCCAGCAGTCGGCCGGCAGCGAAAGCGGCGCGGCGCAAGCCAGCAGCGCGCAAAGCAAAAGCACCAGCAGCGCCAGCCGTAAAGAGTAA
- a CDS encoding DUF2628 domain-containing protein produces the protein MKPGATLYADAGGRYAYVSDGFSWPAFFFGPLWAVAKRRWWLLLPMLAMELCLWFGSQYATQLRIGPLMLLMMSAELSYLLARGWYGNRWLEASLRNHGYAPVVPGAGLRYGY, from the coding sequence ATGAAACCGGGCGCCACCCTGTATGCCGACGCTGGCGGTCGCTACGCGTACGTGAGCGACGGCTTTTCCTGGCCCGCGTTTTTCTTCGGTCCCCTGTGGGCCGTGGCCAAGCGCCGCTGGTGGCTGTTGCTGCCCATGCTGGCCATGGAGCTGTGCCTGTGGTTCGGCAGCCAGTACGCCACGCAGTTGCGCATCGGGCCGCTGATGCTGCTGATGATGAGCGCGGAACTCAGTTATCTGCTGGCGCGCGGCTGGTATGGCAACCGCTGGCTCGAGGCCTCGCTGCGCAACCATGGCTATGCGCCCGTCGTGCCGGGCGCCGGCCTGCGGTATGGATACTGA
- a CDS encoding VOC family protein, translating into MIIDHIGLNVSDTAASKAFFSAALAPLGVSVVLEVQGWVGLGKDGKPDFWFGAGGAPHAGMHIAFTAENRAQVRAFYAAALAAGGKDNGAPGIRAIYHPNYYGAFVLGPDGHNIEAVCHAPED; encoded by the coding sequence ATGATTATTGATCACATCGGTTTAAACGTCAGCGATACGGCGGCCAGCAAGGCCTTCTTTTCAGCGGCCCTGGCGCCCCTGGGTGTTTCGGTGGTGCTGGAAGTGCAGGGCTGGGTTGGCCTGGGCAAGGACGGCAAGCCGGATTTCTGGTTCGGTGCGGGCGGCGCGCCGCATGCCGGCATGCATATCGCCTTTACTGCGGAGAACCGGGCCCAGGTGCGCGCCTTTTACGCGGCCGCGCTGGCCGCTGGCGGCAAGGATAACGGTGCGCCAGGCATCCGCGCCATCTATCACCCGAATTACTACGGCGCCTTCGTGCTGGGCCCGGACGGCCACAATATCGAAGCCGTCTGCCATGCCCCCGAGGATTGA
- a CDS encoding pyridoxamine 5'-phosphate oxidase family protein codes for MRIDSVEQLRAHYPPAQGRALSKQLDHLDPHCVAFIGLSPFVVLATGAATGQLDASPRGGAPGFVQVLDRHTLLLPDAKGNNRLDSFSNIAESGRAGLLFLIPGVDETLRVNGEASLSDDAALLAHFAGERNPPRLVMRLRVAEAYLHCAKALMRSRLWDGAAQVERSVLPTMGQMIQEQTGGTGPVETQEQMAARYAPDL; via the coding sequence ATGCGCATCGATTCCGTGGAGCAACTGCGCGCGCATTATCCGCCCGCGCAGGGGCGGGCGCTGAGCAAGCAGCTCGACCATCTCGACCCGCATTGCGTGGCATTCATCGGCCTGTCGCCGTTCGTCGTGCTGGCGACGGGCGCGGCCACGGGGCAGCTGGACGCTTCGCCGCGCGGCGGCGCGCCCGGTTTCGTGCAGGTGCTCGATCGCCATACCCTGCTGCTGCCCGATGCCAAAGGCAATAACCGGCTCGACAGCTTCAGCAACATCGCCGAGTCGGGCAGGGCGGGGCTGCTGTTCCTGATTCCCGGCGTCGATGAAACCCTGCGCGTGAATGGCGAGGCCAGCCTCAGCGACGATGCCGCGCTGCTGGCGCACTTTGCCGGCGAGCGCAACCCGCCGCGCCTGGTCATGCGCCTGCGCGTGGCGGAAGCCTACTTGCATTGCGCCAAGGCCCTCATGCGTTCGCGCCTGTGGGATGGCGCGGCCCAGGTCGAACGCAGCGTCTTGCCGACGATGGGCCAGATGATCCAGGAGCAGACGGGCGGCACTGGCCCGGTGGAAACGCAGGAACAGATGGCCGCCCGCTATGCGCCGGACCTGTAG
- a CDS encoding YVTN family beta-propeller repeat protein has protein sequence MKKSQRRTIVTLSALAAALAGLGVASQVTGASTPAPAAVAPAAAYSPLPGMPPLVDPKNVYGSIASSNMNPVVKDHLRRVYVPNLRSNDVYVIDQETLKVVDKFKVGSGPQHVVPSWDLRTLWVANNAERTDKGSLTPIDPLTGKPGKEVPVDDPYNMYYTPDGKSAIVVAEARHRLDFRDPKTMAVQYSIDTPQCGGINHADFSNDGRYAMFTCEFDGTIAKIDLVGRKVDGYLKLQMPAKRFAESGPVGGPANEICSVKKGMPQDIRISPDGKKFYIADMDADGVHIVDGATLKEIGFIQTGVGAHGLYPSRDGKKLYVANRGTHRIHGKPKGKGSVSVIDFATEKVVSNWPIPGGGSPDMGNVSADGKYLWLSGRFDDVVYRIDTGNGDVAKVKVGQEPHGLTVWPQPGRYSLGHTGNLR, from the coding sequence CACCGGCGCCAGTACGCCGGCCCCGGCGGCAGTCGCCCCCGCCGCCGCGTATTCGCCGCTGCCGGGCATGCCGCCGCTGGTCGACCCGAAAAACGTGTATGGCAGCATTGCCAGCAGCAATATGAATCCCGTCGTCAAGGATCATTTGCGCCGTGTCTACGTGCCCAACCTGCGCTCGAACGATGTCTACGTGATCGACCAGGAGACCCTGAAAGTGGTCGACAAGTTCAAGGTCGGCAGCGGCCCGCAGCACGTCGTGCCGTCGTGGGACTTGCGCACGCTGTGGGTGGCGAATAACGCCGAGCGCACGGACAAGGGCAGCCTGACGCCGATCGACCCGCTGACGGGCAAGCCGGGCAAGGAAGTGCCCGTGGACGATCCGTATAATATGTACTACACGCCGGACGGCAAGTCGGCCATCGTCGTGGCCGAGGCGCGCCACCGCCTCGATTTCCGCGATCCAAAGACCATGGCCGTGCAGTATTCGATCGACACGCCCCAGTGCGGCGGCATCAACCATGCCGACTTCTCGAACGACGGCCGCTACGCCATGTTCACCTGCGAGTTCGACGGCACCATCGCCAAGATCGACCTGGTGGGGCGCAAGGTCGACGGCTACCTGAAATTGCAGATGCCGGCCAAGCGCTTTGCCGAATCCGGCCCCGTGGGCGGCCCGGCGAACGAGATCTGCAGCGTCAAGAAGGGCATGCCGCAAGACATACGCATCTCGCCGGACGGCAAGAAATTCTATATCGCCGACATGGACGCCGACGGCGTGCACATCGTCGATGGCGCCACCCTGAAGGAAATCGGCTTCATCCAGACGGGCGTGGGCGCGCATGGCCTGTATCCCAGCCGTGACGGTAAAAAGTTATACGTGGCCAACCGCGGCACGCACCGCATCCATGGCAAGCCGAAGGGCAAGGGCAGCGTCAGCGTGATCGATTTCGCCACGGAAAAAGTCGTGTCGAACTGGCCGATTCCCGGCGGCGGCAGTCCCGACATGGGTAACGTGAGCGCCGATGGCAAGTATCTGTGGCTGTCGGGCCGTTTCGACGATGTGGTTTACCGCATCGATACGGGCAATGGCGACGTGGCGAAAGTGAAAGTGGGGCAGGAGCCGCACGGCCTGACCGTGTGGCCGCAGCCGGGCCGCTATTCGCTCGGTCATACGGGCAACCTGCGCTAG